The Caldanaerobius fijiensis DSM 17918 genomic sequence GTGAGATACAACCTGCAGTGCCTTATCCCACTTCATACCGTGCGGTTGTGGAGCAAGCAAAGAAAGAAATACAGGCAGGTTATAAGCCTCCATTAAAATCAAAAATCGATCATATTGAGACATACGACACGATTTTTGTTGGTTCACCAAATTGGTGGGGTACAATAGCACCTCCGATTGCTACCTTTTTATCAGAATACGATTTGTCAGGTAAAACCATCGTACCCTTTTGCACGCACGGCGGAGGTGGAAAGGGGCGAATTAGTAGTGATATCACTAAGCTATGCCCTCAATCAACCATCCTGA encodes the following:
- a CDS encoding flavodoxin, producing MAKQILVAYFTWSENTRKIANIIHKEIGGTICEIQPAVPYPTSYRAVVEQAKKEIQAGYKPPLKSKIDHIETYDTIFVGSPNWWGTIAPPIATFLSEYDLSGKTIVPFCTHGGGGKGRISSDITKLCPQSTILNVFEIYGSDAGNAQAKVSQWLRKIGITQ